In the genome of Vicia villosa cultivar HV-30 ecotype Madison, WI linkage group LG7, Vvil1.0, whole genome shotgun sequence, one region contains:
- the LOC131615907 gene encoding protein LATERAL ROOT PRIMORDIUM 1, with the protein MGMFVVAPSPFHHHHHESLISDSHPHSLNPATALGVGVIPLLTASPCLENENMLNLNTRRNHNHNQNQNQQGIQFWHEPQPQQHHQHQHHQQQNSHSHYLKKQGFLDHHNTSPTNLVHHGGSSSGGGGGGLTASGTSSGGGTTTCQDCGNQAKKDCSNRRCRTCCKSRGFDCPTHVKSTWVPAARRRERLASATTTTVVAGGGSSGSTSGAKKPRLIASQTTSHTSTSNTTPPRSFDTTSSHQDAGFKESMPGQVRAPAVFKCVRVTSVDDGKDEYAYQAVVKINGHVFKGFLYDHGVENREVYPNLSELHLGGGSGNSGGANRNVASSSSPMLDPSHDVYAAASSGGLLGNSGYGGNQIN; encoded by the exons ATGGGTATGTTCGTTGTAGCACCATCTCCTTTTCATCACCACCACCATGAATCTCTCATCTCCGATTCTCATCCTCATTCTCTTAACCCCGCCACCGCCCTCGGCGTCGGGGTTATCCCTTTACTCACCGCTTCACCTTGTCTTGAAAATGAAAACATGTTAAACTTAAACACCAGAAGAAACCATAACCataaccaaaaccaaaaccaacAAGGTATTCAATTTTGGCATGAACCacaaccacaacaacatcatcaacatcaacatcatcaGCAACAAAATTCACACTCACACTATTTGAAAAAACAAGGTTTTCTTGATCATCATAATACAAGTCCAACTAATTTAGTTCATCATGGTGGTAGTAGTAGTGGTGGTGGTGGAGGAGGATTAACTGCTTCCGGAACAAGCAGTGGTGGAGGAACGACAACTTGTCAAGATTGTGGTAACCAAGCGAAGAAAGATTGTAGTAATAGAAGATGTAGAACTTGTTGTAAAAGTAGAGGTTTTGATTGCCCTACTCATGTTAAGAGTACATGGGTACCTGCTGCTAGAAGAAGAGAACGTCTTGCTTCTGCGACGACAACCACCGTGGTTGCTGGTGGTGGTTCTAGTGGTTCAACTTCTGGTGCTAAAAAACCTAGACTCATAGCTTCACAAACTACTTCTCACACTTCCACTTCTAATACTACACCCCCTAGAAGCTTTGACACCACCTCTAGCCATCAAG ATGCAGGTTTCAAAGAGTCAATGCCGGGTCAAGTTCGCGCACCAGCAGTATTCAAGTGCGTTAGAGTAACATCCGTAGACGATGGAAAAGACGAGTATGCATATCAAGCCGTAGTGAAGATCAATGGCCATGTTTTTAAAGGTTTTCTCTATGATCATGGTGTTGAGAATAGAGAAGTTTATCCGAACCTCTCCGAGCTTCATTTAGGTGGTGGAAGTGGGAATAGTGGAGGTGCAAATAGAAATGttgcttcatcttcttcaccaatgtTAGATCCTTCTCATGATGTTTATGCAGCAGCTTCAAGTGGAGGTTTACTTGGAAATTCAGGTTATGGTGGTAATCaaataaattga